A stretch of the Oligoflexus sp. genome encodes the following:
- a CDS encoding TylF/MycF/NovP-related O-methyltransferase gives MQHLPESVSRQSITFDQCRVYWNEKNRKNNDADLVRLLFLIQTVEEMLDKNVPGSIAELGVYKGNSAKLLHELAPDRRIYLFDTFEGFDSKDVKIELKNEVKMTEFKDTSLDQVKRFLGNSRKVVFCPGFFPESSSYVPENETFALVHLDADLYGPTLAGLEYFYERMPKGGTMIVHDYSSGAWPGIKRAVDEFLTDKPETLVRIPDKSGTVIFKKAQDGKFLT, from the coding sequence ATGCAGCACCTGCCCGAGTCAGTGAGTCGGCAGTCAATCACCTTCGACCAATGCCGCGTTTACTGGAATGAGAAAAATAGGAAAAACAATGATGCTGACCTCGTGCGGCTTCTCTTTCTCATCCAGACTGTTGAAGAGATGCTGGACAAAAACGTGCCTGGTTCAATCGCAGAGTTGGGTGTGTATAAGGGAAATTCCGCTAAACTGCTCCACGAATTGGCCCCCGACAGGCGGATTTACCTTTTTGATACCTTTGAGGGATTCGATAGCAAGGATGTAAAAATTGAACTGAAGAACGAAGTAAAGATGACGGAATTCAAGGATACGTCCCTGGATCAGGTGAAACGATTCCTAGGCAATTCCCGAAAAGTAGTTTTCTGCCCTGGTTTCTTCCCTGAAAGCAGTTCCTACGTCCCTGAGAATGAAACGTTTGCGCTCGTACATCTCGACGCCGATCTTTACGGACCAACCTTGGCTGGGCTTGAATATTTTTACGAGCGTATGCCGAAAGGCGGCACGATGATTGTGCACGATTATTCCAGCGGTGCTTGGCCTGGCATCAAAAGGGCTGTTGATGAGTTCCTGACCGACAAGCCGGAGACTCTGGTAAGAATACCGGACAAGTCTGGGACCGTGATTTTCAAGAAGGCTCAGGATGGAAAGTTTTTAACCTAG